A genomic segment from Drosophila willistoni isolate 14030-0811.24 chromosome 2L unlocalized genomic scaffold, UCI_dwil_1.1 Seg168, whole genome shotgun sequence encodes:
- the LOC6652101 gene encoding ras-GEF domain-containing family member 1B, translating into MDEDIMNAVESLFGKDVKIVDCETSSSLQQEEVLLINGVPVKLDGIPVDDANAIKRALLDGQMPSVEQLNQLLFRAGLAQQPIEVETSLTVKSSVTTTEEVLVSRNGQILDERTVETKENFNHQSHQKEIWQPAKQQSALNRATPENALKYGSNSTFASSQATDTDDRLRQLNQTFSNVSLMSNTSSAIGSASSTTLGDKSSNISSCDSGHDGIFHSVSMGGPPYANKADNTITDSLYCDITSSADDESDANSILHQQLRITEQDPDEELSYAKDLPKAGTLNELLQMMFKRRNEDIEFALLVTLRMFLTPAELFAEMTKTSVKYQDTVFLHLLTRWVQICPVDFNNEILMHELNKQQALLQQLGIPQRLEKIESNRQIQFRSMLIKQSSSSSLGRQSSIKSLKRFYKPDNIINICSNPFELSHQLFAIEYAYLSQIQVEEFVDLLSQGKLQSNLEQTKAGTLSANGRTEVNIEAYIQWFHHLSQLAATEILKLGKKSQRAQMIDFWIDTAMECFNVGNFNSLMAIVKTLQTTAIVRLKKTWAKVQGITKLNGLEHQMDSSSNYNNYRSTMKTAIWRSAQSTANKIDRALIPYFKLILEDLLAIYKNHENKLANGLINFEKCFLMGSELKRFYNCQHLDCPFDQLPQIVNYLQKTEAFSEDLLMRTSYECEPPENIEEKDHFKTLKAAKKS; encoded by the exons ATGGATGAGGATATAATGAATGCAGTGGAATCTCTTTTCGGCAAGGATGTAAAAATTGTCGATTGCGAAACTTCGTCTTCCTTGCAGCAGGAAGAGGTTTTGCTCATCAATGGTGTGCCAGTTAAATTGGACGGCATACCAGTTGATGATGCCAATGCCATTAAGCGAGCGCTGCTTGATGGCCAAATGCCGTCGGTGGAGCAGTTAAATCAGCTTCTCTTCCGCGCCGGCCTGGCGCAGCAGCCGATTGAGGTAGAAACTTCTCTAACCGTCAAGTCTTCCGTTACCACCACTGAGGAAGTGTTGGTTTCTCGCAATGGCCAAATCCTGGACGAGCGCACGGTGGAAACCAAAGAGAACTTCAATCACCAGTCACATCAGAAGGAAATCTGGCAGCCTGCAAAACAGCAGTCGGCATTAAATCGAGCCACACCAGAGAATGCTCTGAAGTATGGTTCCAATTCGACATTTGCCTCCTCCCAAGCGACAGACACCGACGACCGTTTGCGGCAGCTTAATCAAACCTTCTCAAATGTATCGCTAATGTCGAACACTAGTTCGGCTATTGGCTCGGCATCATCGACGACTCTGGGGGACAAAAGCTCGAATATAAGTAGCTGCGACTCTGGCCACGATGGCATATTTCACAGTGTATCTATGGGTGGTCCCCCATATGCTAATAAGGCGGACAATACCATTACTGATTCATTGTACTGTGACATTACGAGTTCAGCGGATGATGAATCCGATGCAAATTCCATTTTG CACCAACAATTGCGAATAACAGAACAAGACCCTGACGAAGAGCTATCGTATGCCAAAGATCTGCCCAAGGCGGGAACACTCAATGAGCTGCTCCAAATGATGTTTAAACGTCGAAATGAGGACATTGAGTTTGCCTTGTTAGTCACATTGCGAATGTTTCTTACTCCCGCCGAACTTTTTGCCGAAATGACTAAGACATCTGTTAAATATCAGGACACAGTCTTTCTTCATTTACTAACTCGCTGGGTGCAAATATGTCCTGTCGACTTTAACAATGAAATCCTTATGCATGAGTTAAACAAACAGCAGGCTTTACTCCAACAATTGGGAATACCCCAGCGATTGGAGAAAATCGAGTCTAATCGGCAAATCCAATTCCGGTCTATGCTAATCAAACAGTCTTCGAGCAGTTCTCTGGGTCGACAAAGCAGTATTAAGTCATTGAAGCGCTTTTACAAACCAGACAACATTATAAACATTTGCAGCAATCCCTTCGAATTGTCCCATCAACTGTTTGCGATTGAATATGCCTATCTATCGCAAATACAAGTTGAAGAATTTGTCGACCTTCTCAGCCAAGGAAAGCTGCAATCGAATCTTGAACAGACAAAGGCTGGAACATTAAGTGCCAATGGCAGAACAGaagttaatatagaagcctatATTCAATGGTTTCATCACCTAAGTCAGTTAGCAGCCACTGAAATCCTTAAG CTTGGAAAAAAATCTCAGCGTGCTCAAATGATTGACTTTTGGATAGACACAGCCATGGAGTGTTTTAATGTAGGGAATTTCAATAGTCTAATGGCCATAGTGAAAACCCTTCAAACGACTGCCATAGTCAGACTAAAGAAGACC TGGGCTAAAGTTCAAGGAATCACAAAATTAAATGGACTAGAGCACCAAATGGATTCGAGTTCGAATTACAACAATTATCGCTCGACCATGAAGACAGCCATTTGGCGTTCGGCACAATCCACGGCCAATAAAATTGATCGTGCCCTTATACCCTATTTTAAGTTGATTCTCGAGGATTTATTGGCCATATATAAAAATCATGAAAATAa ACTGGCCAATGGACTAATTAACTTTGAGAAATGCTTTTTAATGGGCTCCGAATTAAAGAGATTTTATAATTGCCAACATTTGGACTGCCCCTTTGATCAGTTGCCTCAGATTGTTAATTATTTACAGAAGACAGAGGCCTTTAGCGAGGATTTGTTAATGAGAACCTCCTACGAATGTGAACCACCCGAGAATATCGAGGAGAAGGATCATTTCAAGACACTAAAAGCGGCAAAGAAGTCCTAG
- the LOC6652100 gene encoding anaphase-promoting complex subunit 10: MSAPMDEDVSAPANTSTVNEEDPLSEERLGGVREVGSQAVWSLSSCKPGFGVERLRDNIMDTYWQSDGQLPHLVNIQFHKRTNISQIYIYTDYKLDESYTPSRISIRSGTNFNDLQELQVIDLSEPTGWVQIPIKDGNVKSIRTFMLQIAVISNHQNGRDTHMRQIRIHAPVEGKHYPLELFGKFSTVDFQKFATIR; encoded by the exons atgTCTGCCCCAATGGATGAGGATGTGAGCGCTCCGGCAAATACATCGACTGTCAATGAGGAGGATCCGTTGTCGGAAGAGCGTTTGGGTGGAGTGCGTGAAGTGGGCAGTCAGGCCGTGTGGAGTCTTTCCTCTTGCAAGCCGG GTTTTGGAGTGGAACGATTGCGCGATAATATTATGGACACTTATTGGCAATCCGATGGCCAACTGCCCCATTTGGTCAACATACAATTCCACAAGCGTACAAACATCAGCCAAATCTATATTTACACCGACTACAAGTTGGACGAAAGCTATACTCCCTCACGAATATCAATTAGATCTGGAACCAACTTTAATGATCTGCAGGAACTGCAAGTCATCGATTTAAGCGAACCCACTGGCTGGGTGCAAATACCTATTAAGGATGGCAACGTCAAGTCCATACGGACATTCATGCTACAAATTGCAGTCATATCCAATCATCAAAACGGTCGCGACACTCATATGCGACAGATTCGAATTCATGCTCCCGTCGAGGGCAAACATTACCCATTGGAACTTTTTGGTAAATTCAGCACAgttgattttcaaaaatttgccACCATACGATAA
- the LOC6652099 gene encoding U3 small nucleolar ribonucleoprotein protein IMP3, translating into MVRKLKYHEQKLLKKVDFITWKVDNSSKENKILRRYHIQKREDYTKYNKLAREIRELTEKIAKLDATDPFKAEASAMLLNKLHAMGVANDELTLETASKTSASHFCRRRLPVIMVKLRMSEHLKHATDMIEHGHVRVGPEMIKDPAFLVSKNLEDFVTWVDGSKIKEHVLRYNDMRDDFKM; encoded by the exons ATGGTCCGAAAACTAAAGTATCATGAGCAAAAATTGCTTAAAAAGGTTGATTTTATCACCTGGAAAGTTGACAACAGCAGTAAGGAGAATAAGATACTGCGACGTTATCACATACAAAAACGGGAGGATTACACTAA aTACAACAAATTGGCCCGTGAGATTCGCGAGCTTACCGAAAAGATAGCCAAACTAGACGCAACGGATCCCTTCAAAGCCGAAGCCTCCGCCATGCTGCTTAACAAATTGCATGCGATGGGAGTAGCCAACGATGAACTTACCCTGGAGACCGCCAGCAAGACGTCAGCCAGTCATTTCTGTCGCCGCCGTTTACCAGTTATTATGGTCAAAT TACGAATGTCAGAACATCTAAAGCATGCCACGGATATGATTGAGCATGGCCATGTGCGTGTTGGACCTGAGATGATCAAAGATCCAGCATTCCTGGTCTCTAAAAATCTGGAAGATTTCGTTACATGGGTAGATGGTTCCAAGATTAAGGAGCATGTGCTACGCTACAATGATATGCGCGATGACTTTAAAATGTAA